One genomic window of Struthio camelus isolate bStrCam1 chromosome 1, bStrCam1.hap1, whole genome shotgun sequence includes the following:
- the GPR22 gene encoding G-protein coupled receptor 22, producing MCFSPILEVNMQSESNITVRDAIDDIDTNMYQPLSYPLSFQVSLTGFLMLEIVLGLGSNLTVLVLYCMKSNLINSVSNIITMNLHVLDVIICVGCIPLTIVILLLSLESNTALICCFHEACVSFASVSTAINVFAITLDRYDISVKPANRILTMGRAVILMTSIWIISLFSFLIPFIEVNFFSLQSASTWENKTLLCVSANEYHTELGMYYHLLVQIPIFFFTVIVMLITYSKILQALNIRIGTRFTTGQKKKARKKKTISLTTQHETTDVSQSSGGRNVVFGVRTSVSVIIALRRAVKRHRERRERQKRVFRMSLLIISTFLLCWTPISVLNTTILCLGPSDLLVKLRLCFLVMAYGTTIFHPLLYAFTRQKFQKVLKSKMKKRVVSIVEADPMPNNAVIHNSWIEPKRNKKITFEDNEVRQKCLVPQVVTD from the coding sequence ATGTGTTTCTCCCCCATTCTGGAAGTCAACATGCAGTCTGAATCTAACATTACAGTTCGAGATGCCATTGACGACATCGACACCAACATGTACCAACCACTGTCATATCCATTAAGCTTTCAAGTTTCTCTCACTGGATTTTTGATGTTAGAAATTGTTTTGGGACTTGGCAGCAACCTCACCGTGCTGGTACTTTACTGTATGAAATCCAACTTAATCAATTCTGTCAGTAACATAATTACAATGAACCTTCATGTACTTGATGTAATAATTTGTGTGGGATGTATTCCTCTAACTATAGTTATCCTTCTGCTTTCACTGGAGAGCAACACTGCTCTAATCTGCTGCTTCCATGAGGCTTGTGTCTCTTTTGCAAGCGTTTCAACTGCAATCAATGTCTTCGCTATCACTCTGGACCGATATGATATCTCCGTAAAACCTGCCAATCGAATTCTGACCATGGGAAGAGCTGTGATATTAATGACATCGATATGGATCATTtcgcttttttccttcctgattccTTTCATTGAAGTCAATTTTTTCAGTCTTCAAAGTGCAAGCACGTGGGAAAATAAGACACTTTTGTGTGTCAGCGCAAATGAATACCACACTGAGCTGGGAATGTACTACCACCTTCTCGTTCAGATTCCAatctttttcttcactgttaTAGTCATGCTAATTACATACTCCAAAATACTCCAGGCTCTTAATATTCGAATTGGCACAAGATTTAcaacaggacaaaagaaaaaagccagaaagaaaaaaactatttctttaACCACTCAGCATGAGACTACTGATGTGTCACAAAGCAGCGGAGGAAGAAACGTAGTCTTTGGCGTAAGGACTTCTGTTTCTGTAATAATTGCCCTACGCCGAGCTGTAAAACGGCACCGGGAGCGACGAGAACGGCAAAAGAGAGTCTTCAGAATGTCCCTCTTGATTATTTCAACGTTTCTTCTCTGCTGGACGCCAATCTCTGTTTTAAACACTACAATTTTATGTTTGGGCCCAAGTGACCTTTTGGTAAAGCTGCGATTATGTTTTCTAGTAATGGCATACGGAACAACTATATTTCACCCTCTACTTTATGCATTCACTAGGCAGAAATTTCAGAAAGTTctcaaaagtaaaatgaaaaaacgAGTCGTTTCAATAGTGGAAGCAGATCCCATGCCAAATAATGCTGTAATACATAACTCATGGATAGAGcctaaaaggaacaaaaagattACCTTCGAAGACAACGAAGTAAGGCAGAAATGTTTAGTACCTCAGGTTGTCACTGACTAG